One segment of Coffea arabica cultivar ET-39 chromosome 7c, Coffea Arabica ET-39 HiFi, whole genome shotgun sequence DNA contains the following:
- the LOC113699856 gene encoding uncharacterized protein has protein sequence MDSVSLGQLSGSKVGRRIYLPASFVGGLRDIRRRYLDAMALVQKYGKPDIFLTMTCNPMWPEIQENLKYKEKPQDRPDLLARMFRAKFEMLKAEIVTKKIFGDVAAYVYVIEFQKKRLSSCSPIVYIEPQFKPLNPAAYDKIVCAELPDRKKHPHLYSLIVRHMIHGPCGKMNKESPCMRNGVCRNHYPKGYSDHTTHGEDSYPHYRKRDDGQKIRVRGYDLDNRWIIPYTPYLLALIDCHINVEICSTINLVKYLYKYIFKGHDIVNFHIISDETPQDVDEIKEFQQGRSVSAPKALWRIYAFRLNEMTPTVYILQVHLPDHQYVSFDQNSDLSQLLKNIDFSKTMLTEFFRMNRVNKKAQNLKCLYREFAEHFVWTPGKRKWTERSKQKVINRLVIVKPSKGDKYYLRLLLSHVRAPTSFDDLLTINGCRMNSFREAALQLGLLESNSYIEETLEEAAGFQMPSSLRFLFATLLLHCAPTNPSLLWEKFEMELSRDFERAQVQAHHSTAEIRRKVLLDINKSLQQMGSHISEYKLIADDVSLNCHKSMTKEVDSEMSIVVSPEDLLIVSKLNAEQKRAYDLILETVFSSKEQSFFIDGLGGTGKTFLYRSLLATLRSQGYIAIAVAASGVVASILPGGRIA, from the coding sequence aTGGATAGTGTTTCTTTAGGCCAACTGTCAGGTTCTAAGGTTGGTCGGCGAATATATTTGCCAGCTTCGTTTGTTGGAGGACTGCGGGATATAAGGCGTAGATATCTTGATGCGATGGCTTTAGTACAAAAATATGGAAAGCCTGACATTTTTTTGACTATGACATGCAATCCAATGTGGCCAGAAATTCAGGAAAATTTAAAGTACAAAGAAAAACCTCAAGACAGGCCAGATCTTTTAGCTAGAATGTTTAGGGCAAAGTTTGAAATGCTGAAAGCAGAGATTGTTACAAAGAAAATATTTGGAGATGTAGCAGCCTATGTTTATGTTATTGAATTCCAAAAAAAGAGGCTTTCCTCATGCTCACCTATTGTTTATATTGAACCACAGTTTAAGCCTCTTAATCCAGCAGCCTATGATAAAATTGTGTGTGCTGAACTCCCTGATCGTAAAAAGCATCCTCATCTTTATTCTCTTATTGTAAGGCATATGATACATGGCCCTTGTGGAAAAATGAACAAAGAAAGTCCTTGCATGAGAAACGGTGTCTGCAGAAATCATTATCCAAAAGGGTATTCTGACCATACGACTCATGGTGAGGATAGCTATCCACATTATCGCAAGCGAGATGATGGCCAAAAAATTAGAGTCAGGGGTTATGATTTGGATAATAGGTGGATCATCCCATATACTCCATACTTGCTAGCTTTGATTGACTGTCACATCAACGTCGAAATCTGTTCGACTATAAATTTAGTTAAGTATTTATACAAGTATATATTTAAAGGTCATGATATTGTCAACTTCCACATTATATCTGATGAAACACCTCAAGATGTTGATGAGATCAAGGAATTTCAGCAAGGTCGATCGGTTTCTGCTCCCAAAGCTTTGTGGCGGATTTATGCATTTCGCTTGAATGAAATGACCCCTACTGTTTACATTCTTCAGGTGCATCTTCCTGATCACCAATATGTTTCTTTTGATCAAAATTCTGATCTTTCACAGCTCTTAAAAAATATtgatttctcaaaaactatgtTAACTGAGTTTTTTAGAATGAACCGTGTCAACAAAAAAGCTCAAAATCTCAAGTGTTTGTATAGAGAATTTGCTGAGCACTTTGTTTGGACACCTGGTAAAAGAAAATGGACAGAAAGAAGTAAGCAAAAGGTTATAAACAGGTTAGTCATTGTTAAACCAAGCAAAGGTGATAAGTATTATTTAAGACTTCTTCTCTCACATGTTCGAGCTCCTACATCTTTTGATGACTTGTTGACAATTAATGGATGTAGAATGAATTCATTTAGAGAGGCTGCCTTACAGCTTGGCCTCTTAGAATCTAATTCTTATATTGAGGAGACACTTGAAGAAGCAGCTGGTTTTCAAATGCCTTCTTCGCTTAGATTTTTATTTGCTACTTTACTTCTACATTGTGCTCCAACAAATCCAAGTCTTTTGTGGGAAAAATTTGAAATGGAACTTTCGAGAGACTTCGAACGAGCACAGGTACAGGCTCATCATTCAACTGCTGAAATAAGACGAAAAGTCTTGCTTGATATTAACAAATCGCTCCAACAAATGGGGAGCCATATCAGTGAGTACAAGTTAATTGCGGATGATGTTAGTCTTAACTGTCATAAAAGCATGACAAAGGAAGTGGACAGTGAAATGAGTATTGTGGTGTCACCGGAAGATTTATTGATAGTTTCAAAGTTAAATGCAGAACAAAAACGTGCTTATGACTTGATTTTGGAGACTGTTTTTTCTTCCAAAGAACAAAGCTTTTTCATTGATGGTCTGGGGGGCACGGGAAAAACATTTTTATATCGTTCGCTTCTTGCAACACTTAGATCACAGGGGTACATTGCAATAGCTGTAGCAGCTTCAGGAGTTGTAGCATCAATTCTTCCTGGAGGAAGAATTGCTTAG